One window of Magallana gigas chromosome 2, xbMagGiga1.1, whole genome shotgun sequence genomic DNA carries:
- the LOC105331320 gene encoding gem-associated protein 8, with protein sequence MEAPDCTITNVDPNSELIIIESKTLLVEQEEVLSSELTSSDCDTPPSELNNTLTSLTPDPDLSNTDCDYRAGVKDSEDPSCSSCLESSSCFTDESIDEASPQKRSKKLPGFSSQHWHMSRCFDRYWKHYYQSMAWCQRHFYIMRSMSNFMNFTGHFQSMNSSRCTTPSVGRGQQFRFSPSRGRGRGRSRGGVRRGACQQNPGAGRQKGHSRASRVVDPDSHGGADSDDSEVYEMELTEEMVQFFAHSEEHRKQRDASKEIIGEDGRVQKRIQIEEAKANKKAPTVEAPSERPGVRRTAEMTKLYGKGAAMIHGMETAVQMSYDRTMDIRQPKFWPNMPLKIMFS encoded by the exons ATGGAAGCCCCAGATTGCACAATAACCAATGTAGATCCTAACAGTGAACTGATAATCATTGAGAGTAAAACTTTGTTAGTGGAACAGGAGGAAGTTCTGTCCAGTGAACTAACCAGCTCTGACTGTGACACGCCCCCATCAGAACTGAACAACACCCTCACCAGTTTGACCCCTGACCCAGACCTAAGCAATACTGACTGTGATTATAGAGCAGGGGTCAAGGACAGTGAGGATCCTTCATGCAGCTCCTGCCTGGAGTCCAGTAGTTGTTTCACTGATGAAAGCATCGACGAAGCCTCTCCTCAAAAACGCAGCAAAAAACTCCCAGGGTTTTCTTCACAACACTGGCACATGAGCCGATGCTTTGACAGGTATTGGAAGCATTACTACCAGAGTATGGCGTGGTGCCAAAGACACTTCTACATAATGAGGTCCATGTCAAACTTTATGAACTTCACAGGTCACTTTCAAAGTATGAACTCTTCAAGATGTACAACACCTAGTGTGGGACGAGGGCAGCAATTCAGATTCAGTCCAAGTCGGGGCAGAGGAAGGGGGAGGTCTAGAGGAGGAGTGAGGAGGGGGGCATGTCAGCAGAATCCTGGAGCTGGAAGACAAAAAGGTCATAGTCGGGCCAGCAGAGTGGTAGATCCGGATTCTCATGGAGGGGCAGATTCGGATGACAGCGAGGTGTATGAGATGGAACTGACTGAGGAAATGGTTCAGTTCTTTGCTCACTCAGAGGAACATCGAAAACAAAGAG ATGCATCTAAAGAAATCATTGGTGAAGATGGAAGAGTGCAGAAAAGGATTCAGATTGAGGAAG cAAAGGCCAATAAGAAAGCCCCAACTGTAGAGGCACCCTCAGAGAGACCTGGGGTCAGACGCACTGCAGAGATGACAAAGCTGTACGGGAAAGGGGCTGCAATGATTCATGGGATGGAAACAGCAGTTCAGATGTCATATGACCGCACAATGGACATACGCCAACCAAAATTCTGGCCAAATATGCCccttaaaattatgttttcctaa
- the LOC105331321 gene encoding WD repeat-containing protein 17 yields MVRQVGLLPAGCQPWNNDVVATSGDRFVYCATLAMYIYQLDRKFNEFRLISIMSEHTKTINCVKFHPTNSDLIATTGADKKVIVWNIATQYVVAKLDVVTRDPPKAVGWTSVKGSDAVCFIQGSGPLYVWAYSTEQKLQTIKEASGFSSSVCQFRWHPKNPNRVALGHLDGSISICNIGGKSQKGICRPESEDEDEDDPVTALEWDPLSADYLIMTNTFHPVRLIDTVSGTVITEFKLPSAAANVHTLAWISGAPGMFVTGDVKSGILRMWNVSKSTPIENIRIKKTGIHALQTINVEHHSRVKDVRDGQVSSTSPTLTPASTNSSHFVLPPAKIVCAFLDGGVGLYDLGGRKWDFLRDQGHIETIFDCKFCPYNRDILATGSFDGTIKLWDITSMTAINSSPGNEGVVYSLSWAPGDLNCIVASTSKHGMFIWDVGKGRIIQRFQDTNKTAIFCVAWNQKDSKRIMSAGADGYCIIRQVNGEIVQKYKHPAPVYGCDWSPENKDMMATGCEDKLVRIYYLATITDQPLKIFSGHTAKVFHIKWSPLKEGMLASGSDDSTIHVWDYSQESCFQVLRGHEGPVRGIMWNSEIPYLLVSGSWDYKIRIWDIRDGACVETLLDHGADVYGLTSHPERPFLMASSSRDSTVRLWSLNSLVQPIELNILTGKPWASVVGTTDSAMALGNPPMLCGKGSKDIKAEMEAGLPCNNKERLVKLCSKFFSPPTGADNLWELVSVVKGLDDSLLSERYKKGIMHVKHLTKFKASEAQEHEMAKMLSFGGGIGSMSREARLREAAKIYIRLGNLQRYCELLVELGEWERAIAVAPGVSLEYWKSITKRYTKFLAKEDDENLIPFCTAIGDPEALVEFSCARGQLSDAVLAAQVACEGIFDEMTQTDHTDKGLCNGIKPKKSYQMLLTGTVQKLADWYFHNGSPVLAACCHMSVDDCQQAVQCLIQGHELELAASVGVVLGNVSKQTHQALEYLSRRCEHLGKWELAVDLLKLIPENRDLVIRCCAKCAASRDEINYLHTKASLPSLEECLHEAETLKNQIKPVDCIRYYVVSSTPEVALEIGLEYIKASMSKGRYSLDDIYPILQFMSSIRADKLQQPKLEQYRMELLCLCAYFGSLMAVRLGYDEIVGPLLRHARNIVSKAGLRLPITEESVSRELEAWDTICKAKANCFPEPLELSRVMTSPEVVQKYEELLRKSGGDNHSDRTGPDCASSSRLSSHSDVHVSCISQHRVQGLAYFLEDGRSAVSPNEALMWAKVNPFSPLATGLRINPF; encoded by the exons ATGGTGAGACAGGTGGGTCTGCTGCCCGCAGGGTGCCAGCCATGGAACAATGACGTGGTGGCTACCAGTGGCGACCGCTTTGTCTACTGTGCCACACTGGCCATGTACATCTATCAG CTTGATAGAAAATTCAATGAGTTCCGGTTGATTTCCATCATGTCAGAACACACAAAAACCATCAACTGTGTCAAGTTTCACCCCACAAATTCAGACCTGATAGCAACAACAGGGGCAGATAAAAAGGTCATAGTGTGGAACATAGCTACACAGTATGTGGTGGCCAAGCTTGATGTGGTGACCCGAGACCCACCCAAAGCTGTGGGCTGGACCTCCGTCAAGGGTAGTGATGCTGTGTGCTTCATCCAGGGGTCGGGACCTCTGTACGTTTGGGCCTACTCTACAGAACAAAAGCTTCAGACCATCAAGGAGGCCTCGGGATTTAGCTCTTCTGTCTGTCAGTTCAGATGGCATCCCAAAAACCCAAACAGAGTTGCACTAGGTCACCTGGATGGAAGTATATCAATATGCAACATAG GAGGAAAAAGTCAGAAGGGAATATGTCGGCCAGAGAGTGAGGATGAAGATGAGGATGACCCAGTTACTGCCCTGGAGTGGGACCCCCTGTCCGCTGACTATCTGATCATGACCAACACGTTCCACCCAGTGCGCCTGATAGACACGGTTTCCGGGACCGTCATCACAGAGTTCAAGCTGCCCAGTGCTGCTGCCAATGTCCACACCCTAGCCTGGATCTCTGGGGCCCCGGGGATGTTTGTCACAGGGG aTGTCAAAAGTGGAATTCTAAGAATGTGGAATGTATCAAAGTCAACACCTATAGAAAACATCAGGATAAAGAAAACGGGGATACATGCCCTTCAGACAATAAATGTGGAGCATCACTCCAGGGTAAAGGATGTGAGGGATGGCCAGGTGTCCTCCACCAGCCCTACCCTCACTCCGGCCAGCACCAACAGCTCACACTTTGTTCTTCCACCCGCTAAGATTGTATGCGCATTCCTGGATGGAGGTGTAGGCCTGTATGATCTGGGTGGAAGGAAATGGGATTTCCTCCGGGATCAG GGCCACATAGAGACTATATTTGACTGCAAGTTCTGTCCTTACAACAGAGACATCCTGGCAACAGGCAGCTTTGATGGTACCATCAAACTGTGGGACATCACCTCCATGACTGCA attaaCAGTTCCCCAGGAAATGAGGGTGTGGTTTACTCCCTGTCTTGGGCCCCTGGAGATTTGAACTGCATTGTAGCCAGTACCTCCAAGCATGGCATGTTTATCTGGGACGTTGGCAAGGGGCGGATCATACAGAGGTTTCAGGAT aCAAATAAAACAGCCATATTCTGTGTCGCCTGGAATCAGAAGGATTCTAAGCGAATTATGTCTGCCGGTGCTGATGGATACTG TATTATCAGACAAGTGAATGGCGAGATTGTCCAGAAGTACAAGCACCCAGCTCCAGTGTATGGCTGTGATTGGAGCCCAGAAAACAA AGACATGATGGCCACTGGTTGTGAAGATAAACTTGTCAGGATTTATTATTTAGCTACCATCACTGATCAgccattaaaaattttctcag GTCATACTGCTAAAGTATTCCATATAAAGTGGTCTCCCTTGAAGGAGGGCATGCTGGCTAGTGGCTCTGATGACAG CACGATCCATGTGTGGGATTATTCCCAAGAATCCTGTTTCCAAGTGCTACGAGGCCACGAGGGGCCAGTGAGGGGGATCATGTGGAACTCGGAGATCCCGTACCTGCTGGTGTCGGGGAGCTGGGATTACAAGATCCGGATCTGGGATATCCGAGACGGGGCGTGTGTGGAGACTCTACTGGACCACGGTGCTGATGTTTACG GACTGACGAGTCACCCAGAGCGCCCCTTTCTGATGGCCTCCTCCTCCAGAGACTCAACAGTCAGACTGTGGTCCCTCAATTCCTTGGTTCAGCCCATCGAACTCAACATCTTGACCGGCAAACCCTGGGCCAGCGTTGTGGGAACCACAG ATTCTGCCATGGCATTAGGAAACCCCCCTATGTTATGTGGGAAAGGAAGTAAAGATATCAAGGCGGAAATGGAAGCAGGTCTTCCTTGCAACAACAAAGAGAGACTAGTCAAACTGTGTTCCAAGTTCTTCAGT CCACCGACAGGGGCAGATAACCTGTGGGAGCTGGTCTCCGTGGTGAAAGGGCTGGACGACTCTCTCCTGTCCGAGAGGTACAAGAAAGGCATCATGCACGTCAAGCACCTGACCAAGTTTAAGGCT TCTGAGGCCCAGGAGCACGAGATGGCCAAGATGCTGTCGTTTGGTGGGGGCATAGGAAGTATGTCCAGAGAAGCCAGGCTTCGGGAAGCTGCCAAAATCTACATCCGGCTGGGGAACCTCCAGAGATACTGTGAACTTTTGGTGGAGCTGGGAGAG TGGGAGAGAGCCATTGCAGTTGCCCCAGGTGTTTCATTAGAATACTGGAAATCTATAACAAAACG ATATACAAAGTTTTTGGCCAAAGAAGATGATGAGAACCTGATCCCGTTCTGTACAGCTATCGGGGACCCTGAAGCCCTGGTCGAGTTCTCCTGCGCCCGTGGACAGCTGTCTGATGCGGTGCTAGCCGCTCAAGTTGCCTGTGAGGGGATATTTGATGAAATGACCCAGACAGATCATACAGACAAGGGATTGTGCAATGGAATAAAACCAAAGAAATCTTACCAAAT GTTGTTGACCGGTACCGTTCAGAAGTTGGCCGACTGGTACTTCCACAACGGATCCCCCGTCCTGGCTGCCTGTTGTCACATGTCTGTGGATGATTGTCAG CAAGCTGTGCAGTGCCTGATCCAGGGTCATGAGTTGGAGCTGGCAGCATCAGTGGGTGTTGTCCTTGGTAACGTGTCCAAACAAACCCACCAAGCCCTGGAGTATTTGTCTCGGAGGTGTGAACATCTCGGGAAATG GGAGCTAGCTGTTGACCTGCTGAAGCTGATCCCAGAGAACCGAGACCTGGTGATCCGGTGCTGTGCCAAGTGTGCTGCCAGCCGTGATGAAATCAACTACCTCCATACTAAG GCATCTCTCCCTTCATTAGAGGAATGTTTACATGAAGCAGAAACTTTGAAGAATCAGATAAAGCCGGTGGACTGTATTCGGTATTATGTTGTCTCATCAACACCAGAGGTCGCTCTAGAGATCGGATTAGAGTACATCAAAG CTTCCATGTCAAAAGGAAGATATTCCCTGGATGATATCTATCCAATCCTTCAGTTCATGAGCTCCATCCGTGCAGATAAACTACAGCAACCAAAGCTAGAACA ATACAGAATGGAGTTACTGTGCCTCTGTGCCTATTTTGGATCATTAATGGCTGTAAGATTAGGGTATGATGAAATTGTGGGGCCACTGTTAAGACATGCAAG AAACATCGTGAGTAAAGCTGGATTGCGACTACCTATAACGGAGGAATCTGTCAGCAGAGAGTTGGAAGCTTGGGACACAATATGCAAGGCTAAAGCCAACTG TTTCCCTGAGCCCCTGGAGTTGTCCCGAGTAATGACCTCACCGGAGGTCGTACAGAAGTACGAGGAGTTGCTGCGTAAATCAGGGGGAGATAATCACAGTGACAGAACGGGCCCAGACTGCGCCTCTAGCTCTCGCCTCTCGTCTCACTCGGACGTCCATGTGTCCTGTATATCTCAGCACAGGGTCCAG GGTTTGGCCTATTTCCTAGAAGATGGCCGCTCTGCAGTGTCACCCAATGAAGCGCTGATGTGGGCTAAAGTCAATCCTTTCTCTCCCCTGGCCACTGGACTAAGAATCAATCCATTCTGA
- the LOC105331319 gene encoding carboxyl-terminal PDZ ligand of neuronal nitric oxide synthase protein: MMSKNQYDLVSEDGCDVRIPLHNDEAFKHGIHFQTKYIGTMDVPRPSSRVEIVAAMRKIRYDFKLKGVKKRKVCLSVSVDGVKLTQSRKHRRSVSSASSEENRELIAQHPIFRIFYVSHDSQDLKIWSYIARDGPTNCFKCSVFKAIKKNQATRIVRTIGQAFEVCHKLDAQTHLPMKTNDEPFGKSKEKLNVSTESPPPYRLASPTKNTNSGRPSPIPSPEVSKVSNRDPAPISTHQHVMLLRQQIEQQQHQTQIAIGQVQLLKDQLTSETAARIEAQARSHQLLMHNRDMLDQMAQLVARLQELELKVTGAVRTADVESLLPPPSALRMPVLPDPTTPQAGPVYTPEYFKGNAFEKPFVTDFDTDSPDSGHKEMSTESLAVQYQNSNTSYWQNVLNGELISLSSPSSFAPGTICHVVEDIAAVTGNPFASGFTETFEDQEFLKDNEHIITPCPPQDACGNRLELKLTRTPKIAPPPEFRNSKSYRDSQYSVQSTESASSQDTTLYIRTPESDYFSSNMSGSMISQNSTSGNVLNLPSASSQCDMDSKKDSDVSPSNSLGSSSHSSSSTRSELSQIQRQTKASDRPRAWPSPRSPQKQEPEGVPFSDFKTIEQREVSISPNNNKPGPKKSPISENQSVKKLEELPRKRQLQGYRDLVIKPAPPPPPPRTVDRL; the protein is encoded by the exons TACATCGGCACCATGGACGTGCCCCGGCCGAGCAGTCGGGTGGAGATTGTGGCCGCCATGAGGAAAATAAGA tacgacttcaAGTTAAAAGGCGTTAAGAAGAGAAAGGTGTGTCTCAGTGTGTCAGTGGACGGGGTTAAACTCACGCAGTCCAGGAAACACAGG AGGTCTGTGTCGTCTGCTTCGTCCGAGGAGAACAGAGAACTCATAGCTCAGCATCCCATATTTCG GATATTCTATGTGTCTCACGACTCCCAGGACCTGAAGATATGGAGCTACATCGCCAGGGACGGTCCAACCAATTGTTTCAAGTGCTCCGTGTTCAAGGCCATCAAAAAG AATCAGGCTACAAGAATTGTTCGTACCATAGGCCAGGCTTTTGAGGTCTGCCACAAACTAGACGCACAGACACACTTACCAATGAAAACCAACGACGAGCCATTCG GAAAATCTAAAGAGAAACTGAATGTTTCTACTGAAAGTCCACCACCGTATCGCTTG GCGTCTCCTACCAAGAACACAAACAGCGGGAGGCCGTCCCCCATCCCATCCCCCGAGGTCTCAAAGGTCAGCAACCGGGACCCCGCGCCGATTAGCACCCACCAACACGTCATGTTGCTAAGACAACAGATAGAGCAACAGCAGCACCAAACACAAATTGCTATTGGTCAAGTTCAATTACTGAAGGACCAATTGACATCGGAGACTGCTGCAAGGATAGAGGCACAG GCGAGATCCCATCAACTATTGATGCACAACCGCGACATGTTGGATCAGATGGCGCAGTTGGTTGCTAGGTTACAGGAGTTGGAGCTGAAGGTGACGGGCGCCGTGCGCACAGCAGACGTAGAGAGCCTCCTCCCGCCCCCGTCAGCGTTACGG ATGCCTGTGTTACCAGACCCCACCACCCCCCAAGCGGGTCCCGTCTACACCCCGGAATACTTCAAGGGCAATGCTTTCGAGAAACCGTTTGTGACAGACTTTGACACAGATTCTCCGGACAGCGGACACAAAGAAATGTCCACTGAGAGCCTGGCGGTCCAATACCAGAATTCAAACACATCGTACTGGCAAAACGTTTTGAACGGGGAACTGATCTCCCTGAGCTCACCGTCGAGCTTTGCCCCCGGGACCATCTGTCACGTGGTAGAGGACATTGCTGCTGTGACTGGGAATCCTTTCGCCAGTGGGTTCACCGAAACCTTCGAAGACCAGGAGTTTCTGAAGGACAATGAACACATTATAACTCCATGTCCGCCACAGGATGCTTGTGGAAACAGACTGGAGTTAAAGCTCACACGGACGCCGAAGATAGCGCCCCCGCCGGAATTCAGAAACTCCAAGTCGTATCGAGATTCTCAGTACTCGGTCCAGAGCACGGAGAGCGCGTCTTCCCAGGACACCACTCTGTACATTCGTACCCCGGAGAGTGATTATTTCTCTTCTAACATGAGCGGAAGCATGATTTCTCAAAACTCTACCAGTGGTAACGTGTTGAACCTGCCGTCTGCTTCCAGTCAATGTGACATGGATTCCAAAAAGGACTCGGACGTGTCTCCCAGTAACTCCCTGGGATCCTCTAGTCACTCCAGCTCCAGCACGAGGTCCGAGCTCAGCCAGATCCAGCGACAGACCAAAGCTAGCGACAGGCCGAGGGCTTGGCCATCTCCAAGGTCACCTCAGAAACAAGAACCGGAAGGGGTGCCATTTTCCGACTTCAAAACGATCGAGCAGAGGGAAGTGTCTATCTCTCCGAACAATAACAAACCGGGTCCTAAGAAGAGCCCCATCAGTGAAAATCAAAGTGTGAAAAAGCTGGAAGAGTTGCCGCGCAAAAGACAATTACAGGGGTACAGAGATTTGGTGATAAAGCCTGCTCCCCCACCCCCACCTCCTAGAACTGTTGATAGGTTATAA